In the Phaseolus vulgaris cultivar G19833 chromosome 7, P. vulgaris v2.0, whole genome shotgun sequence genome, one interval contains:
- the LOC137827711 gene encoding delta(3,5)-Delta(2,4)-dienoyl-CoA isomerase, peroxisomal, whose translation MEEKYKYPSLQIVEKTPKSGVWYVILNRPSRRNALSHDFFTHFPKALSALDHDPHVNVIVLSAAGNHFCSGIDLSILGSTASNSASGESLRRQIMAMQDAITALERCRKPVIASIHGACIGGGIDIVTACDIRMCTKEAVFSVKEVDLALAADLGSLQRLPLIVGFGNAMELALTGRTFSGEEAKELGLVSRVFDSKDDLDQAVMDLAQAIGSKSPLAVVGTKMVVLKSRDLTVDQGLDYVATLNSARLLSADLTEAVTAQKQKRKPVFSKL comes from the exons ATGGAAGAGAAATACAAATACCCAAGCCTGCAAATCGTGGAGAAAACCCCAAAATCGGGTGTTTGGTATGTTATATTGAATCGTCCATCACGACGAAACGCTCTCTCCCATGATTTCTTCACCCACTTCCCCAAGGCCCTCTCTGCCCTCGATCACGACCCTCACGTCAACGTCATCGTCTTGTCCGCCGCCGGCAACCACTTCTGCTCCGGCATCGACCTCTCCATTTTGGGATCAACCGCATCCAATTCGGCTTCCGGCGAGTCCCTCCGCCGACAGATCATGGCGATGCAAGATGCCATCACGGCCCTGGAACGGTGCCGGAAGCCGGTGATTGCCAGCATTCACGGAGCGTGCATCGGTGGTGGAATTGACATCGTGACTGCGTGTGACATAAGGATGTGCACGAAGGAGGCGGTTTTTTCGGTGAAAGAAGTGGATTTGGCCCTGGCGGCTGATCTGGGAAGTCTTCAGAGGCTACCCCTTATTGTTGGGTTCGGCAACGCCATGGAACTGGCTTTGACCGGTCGCACCTTCTCCGGCGAGGAGGCTAAGGAATTAGGTCTCGTTTCTCGCGTTTTCGACTCCAAAGATGACCTCGATCAGGCCGTGATGGATCTCGCTCAAG CAATTGGCAGCAAGTCTCCACTTGCGGTTGTTGGGACAAAAATGGTGGTGCTTAAGAGTAGGGACTTAACTGTGGATCAGGGGTTGGATTATGTTGCAACCTTGAATTCTGCGAGATTGTTATCAGCTGACTTAACTGAAGCAGTGACGGCACAGAAGCAGAAACGCAAGCCAGTATTTTCCAAGCTCTGA
- the LOC137827709 gene encoding serine/threonine-protein kinase PBS1 isoform X1 encodes MGCFSCFDSREDEKLNPNPHQENHQHHLHHQHHHHDHDLNPPIPSRISRLPSAAAGADKLLSSTNGNANNGDSKRELAILKDGNIAAQTFTFRELAAATKNFRPQSFLGEGGFGRVYKGRLETTGQAVAVKQLDRNGLQGNREFLVEVLMLSLLHHPNLVSLIGYCADGDQRLLVYEFMPLGSLEDHLHDLPPDKEPLDWNTRMKIAAGAAKGLEYLHDKANPPVIYRDFKSSNILLDEGYHPKLSDFGLAKLGPVGDKSHVSTRVMGTYGYCAPEYAMTGQLTVKSDVYSFGVVFLELITGRKAIDSTRPHGEQNLVTWARPLFNDRRKFPKLADPELHGRYPMRGLYQALAVASMCIQEQAAARPLIGDVVTALSFLANQAYEHKGGGDDKRNRDDQGGRILKNEQGGGSGRRWDLEGSEKDESPRETARILNNRDLDRERAVAEAKMWGENWREKRRQSAQGSFDASNA; translated from the exons ATGGGTTGCTTTTCTTGTTTCGATTCCAGGGAAGACGAGAAGCTGAATCCCAATCCTCACCAGGAAAACCATCagcatcatcttcatcatcagcATCATCATCACGATCATGATCTTAATCCCCCTATCCCCTCTCGTATTTCCAGACTGCCCTCTGCCGCTG CAGGAGCAGACAAGCTACTCTCGTCAACTAATGGCAATGCTAATAATGGTGACTCCAAAAGGGAATTGGCTATTCTCAAGGACGGAAACATTGCCGCTCAAACTTTCACATTCCGTGAGCTAGCCGCCGCAACCAAAAATTTCAGGCCCCAATCCTTTTTGGGGGAAGGTGGTTTCGGAAGGGTCTACAAGGGCCGCCTTGAAACCACTGGTCAG GCTGTGGCTGTTAAACAGTTAGACAGAAACGGTCTTCAGGGCAACCGGGAATTCCTCGTGGAGGTTCTCATGCTCAGTCTTCTACACCACCCTAATCTTGTCAGTCTCATTGGATACTGTGCGGATGGGGACCAACGCCTCTTAGTTTATGAGTTTATGCCATTGGGATCATTGGAAGACCACCTTCATG ATCTTCCCCCGGATAAGGAACCATTGGATTGGAACACCAGGATGAAAATAGCTGCTGGGGCAGCAAAAGGATTGGAATACCTACACGACAAAGCAAATCCTCCGGTCATTTATAGAGATTTCAAATCGTCGAACATATTACTTGACGAAGGTTATCATCCAAAGCTTTCGGACTTTGGTCTTGCAAAGCTGGGTCCAGTTGGTGACAAATCACACGTTTCCACCCGTGTGATGGGAACTTATGGTTACTGTGCCCCAGAATATGCTATGACTGGACAGCTGACTGTGAAGTCTGATGTATATAGTTTTGGGGTAGTCTTCTTGGAGCTGATTACTGGGCGTAAAGCCATTGACAGCACCCGACCCCATGGAGAACAAAACCTTGTGACATGG GCACGCCCACTGTTCAATGACCGGAGGAAGTTTCCGAAGTTAGCTGATCCAGAGCTGCATGGACGATATCCCATGCGGGGTCTTTACCAAGCTCTAGCTGTGGCATCAATGTGCATTCAAGAACAGGCTGCAGCGCGTCCTCTGATTGGGGATGTGGTGACAGCCCTTTCTTTTCTAGCGAACCAGGCATATGAGCATAAGGGAGGTGGTGATGATAAAAGGAACAGAGATGATCAAGGTGGAAGAATATTGAAAAATGAGCAAGGTGGAGGATCTGGAAGGAGATGGGATTTGGAAGGGAGTGAGAAAGATGAGTCCCCACGTGAAACTGCAAGGATTTTAAACAACAGGGATCTTGATAGAGAACGTGCAGTGGCTGAAGCCAAGATGTGGGGAGAGAATTGGAGGGAGAAAAGACGACAAAGTGCCCAGGGCAGTTTTGATGCTTCTAATGCCTAG
- the LOC137827709 gene encoding serine/threonine-protein kinase PBS1 isoform X2, with amino-acid sequence MGCFSCFDSREDEKLNPNPHQENHQHHLHHQHHHHDHDLNPPIPSRISRLPSAAGADKLLSSTNGNANNGDSKRELAILKDGNIAAQTFTFRELAAATKNFRPQSFLGEGGFGRVYKGRLETTGQAVAVKQLDRNGLQGNREFLVEVLMLSLLHHPNLVSLIGYCADGDQRLLVYEFMPLGSLEDHLHDLPPDKEPLDWNTRMKIAAGAAKGLEYLHDKANPPVIYRDFKSSNILLDEGYHPKLSDFGLAKLGPVGDKSHVSTRVMGTYGYCAPEYAMTGQLTVKSDVYSFGVVFLELITGRKAIDSTRPHGEQNLVTWARPLFNDRRKFPKLADPELHGRYPMRGLYQALAVASMCIQEQAAARPLIGDVVTALSFLANQAYEHKGGGDDKRNRDDQGGRILKNEQGGGSGRRWDLEGSEKDESPRETARILNNRDLDRERAVAEAKMWGENWREKRRQSAQGSFDASNA; translated from the exons ATGGGTTGCTTTTCTTGTTTCGATTCCAGGGAAGACGAGAAGCTGAATCCCAATCCTCACCAGGAAAACCATCagcatcatcttcatcatcagcATCATCATCACGATCATGATCTTAATCCCCCTATCCCCTCTCGTATTTCCAGACTGCCCTCTGCCGCTG GAGCAGACAAGCTACTCTCGTCAACTAATGGCAATGCTAATAATGGTGACTCCAAAAGGGAATTGGCTATTCTCAAGGACGGAAACATTGCCGCTCAAACTTTCACATTCCGTGAGCTAGCCGCCGCAACCAAAAATTTCAGGCCCCAATCCTTTTTGGGGGAAGGTGGTTTCGGAAGGGTCTACAAGGGCCGCCTTGAAACCACTGGTCAG GCTGTGGCTGTTAAACAGTTAGACAGAAACGGTCTTCAGGGCAACCGGGAATTCCTCGTGGAGGTTCTCATGCTCAGTCTTCTACACCACCCTAATCTTGTCAGTCTCATTGGATACTGTGCGGATGGGGACCAACGCCTCTTAGTTTATGAGTTTATGCCATTGGGATCATTGGAAGACCACCTTCATG ATCTTCCCCCGGATAAGGAACCATTGGATTGGAACACCAGGATGAAAATAGCTGCTGGGGCAGCAAAAGGATTGGAATACCTACACGACAAAGCAAATCCTCCGGTCATTTATAGAGATTTCAAATCGTCGAACATATTACTTGACGAAGGTTATCATCCAAAGCTTTCGGACTTTGGTCTTGCAAAGCTGGGTCCAGTTGGTGACAAATCACACGTTTCCACCCGTGTGATGGGAACTTATGGTTACTGTGCCCCAGAATATGCTATGACTGGACAGCTGACTGTGAAGTCTGATGTATATAGTTTTGGGGTAGTCTTCTTGGAGCTGATTACTGGGCGTAAAGCCATTGACAGCACCCGACCCCATGGAGAACAAAACCTTGTGACATGG GCACGCCCACTGTTCAATGACCGGAGGAAGTTTCCGAAGTTAGCTGATCCAGAGCTGCATGGACGATATCCCATGCGGGGTCTTTACCAAGCTCTAGCTGTGGCATCAATGTGCATTCAAGAACAGGCTGCAGCGCGTCCTCTGATTGGGGATGTGGTGACAGCCCTTTCTTTTCTAGCGAACCAGGCATATGAGCATAAGGGAGGTGGTGATGATAAAAGGAACAGAGATGATCAAGGTGGAAGAATATTGAAAAATGAGCAAGGTGGAGGATCTGGAAGGAGATGGGATTTGGAAGGGAGTGAGAAAGATGAGTCCCCACGTGAAACTGCAAGGATTTTAAACAACAGGGATCTTGATAGAGAACGTGCAGTGGCTGAAGCCAAGATGTGGGGAGAGAATTGGAGGGAGAAAAGACGACAAAGTGCCCAGGGCAGTTTTGATGCTTCTAATGCCTAG
- the LOC137827706 gene encoding exocyst complex component EXO70C1-like: MEMSSSTKNEVEDAAAPADDVPALAKHLERMVDRYNSGRSKFVGEDEEAEEEDNSFLQFLDMVDRISTASSTSSTSSSTSSVFASHELDEIALVLEKAMSLLEKRLSSLLLHQDPKTKPPNKSLSFSSPSYLSAYPDTHSPRPPLHDHHIQDPFNFSPQKISTLNKIATAMIAAGYHIECYLAFANFRRTAFRTSLQTFGFGSTRMEDLYKMPWESLGPEIATWNQVVWHCTTVLFQSERRLYESIFPDHPSVSQNLFCDLARQVIIHLLNFAHGAVLTKWTTEKLFKFLDMYETLREEIVGGSFLESGAKELVYETDAAKDRIVEAIVAMFCDLKNSIKNDNERIPVPNGAVHPLTRYVMNYLKYACEYKDTLEEVFEQGKRRNESEKCGEVEEGGDVEKEKNSGFAVQLMKIMELLDANVERKSALYKDEALRYFFMMNNGRYIVQKVKGCEELHELMGDNWCRRRQSGLRLYHKCYQRETWSKVVQCLKPEGLQVSGNKVSKQLVKERFKCFNRMFEEIHKCQSCWLVSDQQLQSELRVSVSALVIPAYRSFVGRFKQYLVSTRHIDKYIKYNPDDIELLIDDFFAGNSASMSRRRT; encoded by the coding sequence ATGGAGATGTCATCATCAACAAAGAATGAGGTGGAAGATGCTGCTGCTCCTGCAGATGACGTCCCTGCGCTCGCCAAACATTTGGAGCGTATGGTGGATAGATACAACAGCGGGAGGAGCAAGTTTGTTGGGGAGGATGAGGAGGCGGAAGAAGAGGACAATTCCTTCTTGCAATTCCTAGACATGGTGGATCGCATCTCCACCGCCTCCTCCACCtcctccacctcctcctccacctCCTCTGTTTTCGCCTCCCATGAGTTGGACGAGATTGCCTTAGTCCTTGAAAAAGCAATGTCCCTGTTAGAGAAACgtctttcttctcttcttctacaTCAGGACCCCAAAACGAAACCACCCAACAAATCCCTCTCCTTTAGTTCTCCTTCCTACCTCTCTGCATATCCCGATACCCACTCCCCCAGGCCACCCCTACACGATCATCACATCCAAGACCCTTTTAATTTCTCTCCCCAAAAGATTTCTACTCTCAACAAGATCGCCACCGCCATGATCGCAGCCGGCTACCACATCGAGTGCTACTTGGCCTTTGCCAATTTCAGGCGGACTGCTTTCAGAACCTCGCTCCAAACATTTGGATTCGGGAGCACCAGAATGGAAGATTTGTATAAAATGCCATGGGAATCTCTCGGACCCGAAATCGCAACGTGGAATCAAGTCGTTTGGCACTGCACCACCGTGCTTTTCCAGTCTGAACGGAGGCTTTACGAATCCATCTTCCCCGACCATCCCTCTGTATCTCAAAACTTGTTCTGCGATCTTGCACGACAAGTCATCATCCATTTGCTCAACTTTGCGCATGGCGCTGTTCTGACGAAATGGACCACGGAGAAGCTCTTCAAATTTCTTGATATGTACGAGACTCTGAGGGAAGAGATTGTCGGGGGCTCCTTTCTGGAGTCGGGCGCTAAGGAGCTGGTGTACGAGACAGACGCCGCAAAGGACAGGATAGTGGAGGCTATTGTGGCCATGTTCTGTGATCTGAAGAACTCGATCAAGAACGACAACGAAAGGATTCCTGTTCCGAACGGTGCAGTGCACCCTTTGACTCGTTATGTTATGAACTATCTAAAATATGCATGCGAGTACAAGGATACGTTGGAGGAGGTGTTTGAGCAAGGAAAACGGAGAAATGAGAGTGAGAAATGTGGGGAGGTGGAGGAAGGGGGAGATGTAGAGAAGGAGAAGAATTCGGGTTTTGCAGTGCAGTTGATGAAGATAATGGAGCTATTGGATGCAAATGTGGAAAGGAAATCGGCGTTGTACAAGGACGAAGCTCTGAggtatttttttatgatgaacAACGGGAGATACATAGTTCAGAAGGTGAAAGGGTGTGAGGAGCTGCATGAACTGATGGGAGACAATTGGTGCCGGAGGAGGCAATCGGGTCTGAGGCTGTACCACAAGTGTTATCAGAGGGAAACGTGGAGTAAGGTGGTGCAGTGCCTGAAGCCGGAGGGGCTGCAGGTGAGTGGGAACAAGGTGTCGAAACAGCTTGTGAAGGAAAGGTTCAAATGCTTCAATCGGATGTTTGAAGAGATACACAAGTGCCAGAGTTGTTGGTTGGTGAGCGACCAGCAACTGCAGTCGGAACTCAGGGTTTCCGTCAGCGCTCTGGTCATCCCCGCCTACCGCTCCTTCGTCGGAAGATTCAAACAATATCTTGTATCAACCAGACACATTGACAAGTACATCAAGTACAACCCCGACGACATTGAGCTTTTGATTGATGATTTCTTTGCTGGTAACAGTGCCTCCATGTCTCGAAGGAGGACATGA